One window from the genome of Ailuropoda melanoleuca isolate Jingjing chromosome 5, ASM200744v2, whole genome shotgun sequence encodes:
- the NPM2 gene encoding nucleoplasmin-2 isoform X3, which produces MQISNALTSRAAAGTRAPARNGMNLSSTSSAAEKAPRAMLWGCELNQEKRTWTVKAQQEGKQDCKLLLSTICLGEKAKEEVNLVEILPPASQEDKKTKPITIASLRASVLPMVTLMGLELSPPVTFQLRAGSGPVFLSGQERYNTADLSWEEEEEELEEEGDSDEVDDEDEDEDDVDVSLEEETPVKQVKRLASQKQASIAKKKKVEKEEEAVRPSLKDKSPVRKAKATLKPKKPGSKK; this is translated from the exons atgcaaatttctaaCGCTTTAACAAGCCGCGCAG CCGCCGGCACCCGGGCTCCCGCGCGCAACGGCATGAACCTCAGCAGCACGAGCAGCGCGGCCGAGAAAGCGCCCAGGGCCATGCTCTGGG GCTGTGAGCTAAACCAAGAGAAGCGGACATGGACGGTCAAAGCCCAGCAGGAGGGGAAGCAGGACTGTAAGCTGTTGCTCAGTACG ATTTGCTTGGGGGAGAAAGCCAAAGAAGAGGTGAACCTCGTGGAAATTCTGCCCCCAGCCAGCCAGGAAGACAAGAAGACCAAGCCCATCACCATTGCTTCCCTTCGGGCCTCTGTGCTACCCATG GTCACCCTCATGGGATTGGAGCTTTCTCCTCCAGTCACTTTCCAGCTCCGGGCTGGCTCTGGACCTGTGTTCCTCAGTGGCCAGGAACGTTACA ACACGGCAGACCTGtcctgggaggaagaggaggaggaactgGAGGAGGAAGGCGACAGCGATGAGGTTGATGACGAAGACGAGGACGAGGACGATGTAGATGTGTCCCTAGAGGAGGAGACCCCTGTTAAACAAGTCAAGAGGCTGGCGTCCCAGAAGCAGGCAAGCATTGCCAAG aaaaaaaaagtggaaaaagaagaggaggcagTGAG ACCCAGTCTTAAAGACAAGAGTCCTGTGAGAAAG gCCAAAGCCACACTCAAACCTAAAAAGCCAGGATCCAAGAAATGA
- the FGF17 gene encoding fibroblast growth factor 17 isoform X2: MGATRLLPGLTLCLQLLILCCQTQYVRDQGAMTDQLSRRQIREYQLYSRTSGKHVQVTGRRISATAEDGNKFAKLIVETDTFGSRVRIKGAESEKYICMNKKGKLVGKPSGKSKDCVFTEIVLENNYTAFQNARHEGWFMAFTRQGRPRQASRSRQNQREAHFIKRLYQGQLPFPNHAERQKQFEFVGSAPTRRTKRTRRPQPLT, encoded by the exons ATGGGAGCCACCCGCCTGCTGCCCGGCCTCACTCT GTGTCTGCAGCTACTGATTCTCTGCTGTCAAACCCAG TACGTGAGGGACCAGGGTGCCATGACCGACCAGCTGAGCAGGCGGCAGATCCGCGAGTACCAGCTCTACAGCCGGACCAGCGGCAAGCACGTGCAGGTCACCGGGCGTCGCATCTCTGCCACCGCGGAGGACGGCAACAAGTTTG cCAAACTCATAGTGGAGACGGACACCTTTGGAAGCCGCGTGCGCATCAAGGGTGCTGAGAGTGAGAAATACATCTGTATGAACAAGAAGGGCAAGCTCGTTGGAAAG CCCAGCGGGAAGAGCAAAGACTGCGTGTTCACGGAGATCGTGCTGGAGAACAACTACACAGCCTTCCAGAACGCCCGGCACGAGGGATGGTTCATGGCCTTCACCAGGCAGGGTCGGCCCCGTCAGGCTTCTCGAAGCCGCCAGAACCAACGAGAGGCTCACTTCATCAAGCGCCTCTACCAGGGCCAGTTGCCCTTCCCCAACCACgcagagaggcagaagcagtTCGAGTTCGTAGGCTCAGCCCCCACCCGCCGGACCAAGCGCACTCGGAGGCCACAGCCCCTGACGTAG
- the NPM2 gene encoding nucleoplasmin-2 isoform X5 produces MQISNALTSRAAAGTRAPARNGMNLSSTSSAAEKAPRAMLWGCELNQEKRTWTVKAQQEGKQDCKLLLSTICLGEKAKEEVNLVEILPPASQEDKKTKPITIASLRASVLPMNPPQQDGAEDTVTLMGLELSPPVTFQLRAGSGPVFLSGQERYNTADLSWEEEEEELEEEGDSDEVDDEDEDEDDVDVSLEEETPVKQVKRLASQKQASIAKAKATLKPKKPGSKK; encoded by the exons atgcaaatttctaaCGCTTTAACAAGCCGCGCAG CCGCCGGCACCCGGGCTCCCGCGCGCAACGGCATGAACCTCAGCAGCACGAGCAGCGCGGCCGAGAAAGCGCCCAGGGCCATGCTCTGGG GCTGTGAGCTAAACCAAGAGAAGCGGACATGGACGGTCAAAGCCCAGCAGGAGGGGAAGCAGGACTGTAAGCTGTTGCTCAGTACG ATTTGCTTGGGGGAGAAAGCCAAAGAAGAGGTGAACCTCGTGGAAATTCTGCCCCCAGCCAGCCAGGAAGACAAGAAGACCAAGCCCATCACCATTGCTTCCCTTCGGGCCTCTGTGCTACCCATG AATCCACCTCAACAGGACGGGGCTGAGGACACG GTCACCCTCATGGGATTGGAGCTTTCTCCTCCAGTCACTTTCCAGCTCCGGGCTGGCTCTGGACCTGTGTTCCTCAGTGGCCAGGAACGTTACA ACACGGCAGACCTGtcctgggaggaagaggaggaggaactgGAGGAGGAAGGCGACAGCGATGAGGTTGATGACGAAGACGAGGACGAGGACGATGTAGATGTGTCCCTAGAGGAGGAGACCCCTGTTAAACAAGTCAAGAGGCTGGCGTCCCAGAAGCAGGCAAGCATTGCCAAG gCCAAAGCCACACTCAAACCTAAAAAGCCAGGATCCAAGAAATGA
- the NPM2 gene encoding nucleoplasmin-2 isoform X2, producing the protein MQISNALTSRAAAGTRAPARNGMNLSSTSSAAEKAPRAMLWGCELNQEKRTWTVKAQQEGKQDCKLLLSTICLGEKAKEEVNLVEILPPASQEDKKTKPITIASLRASVLPMNPPQQDGAEDTVTLMGLELSPPVTFQLRAGSGPVFLSGQERYNTADLSWEEEEEELEEEGDSDEVDDEDEDEDDVDVSLEEETPVKQVKRLASQKQASIAKKKKVEKEEEAVRPKPHSNLKSQDPRNEGPGVAWLQ; encoded by the exons atgcaaatttctaaCGCTTTAACAAGCCGCGCAG CCGCCGGCACCCGGGCTCCCGCGCGCAACGGCATGAACCTCAGCAGCACGAGCAGCGCGGCCGAGAAAGCGCCCAGGGCCATGCTCTGGG GCTGTGAGCTAAACCAAGAGAAGCGGACATGGACGGTCAAAGCCCAGCAGGAGGGGAAGCAGGACTGTAAGCTGTTGCTCAGTACG ATTTGCTTGGGGGAGAAAGCCAAAGAAGAGGTGAACCTCGTGGAAATTCTGCCCCCAGCCAGCCAGGAAGACAAGAAGACCAAGCCCATCACCATTGCTTCCCTTCGGGCCTCTGTGCTACCCATG AATCCACCTCAACAGGACGGGGCTGAGGACACG GTCACCCTCATGGGATTGGAGCTTTCTCCTCCAGTCACTTTCCAGCTCCGGGCTGGCTCTGGACCTGTGTTCCTCAGTGGCCAGGAACGTTACA ACACGGCAGACCTGtcctgggaggaagaggaggaggaactgGAGGAGGAAGGCGACAGCGATGAGGTTGATGACGAAGACGAGGACGAGGACGATGTAGATGTGTCCCTAGAGGAGGAGACCCCTGTTAAACAAGTCAAGAGGCTGGCGTCCCAGAAGCAGGCAAGCATTGCCAAG aaaaaaaaagtggaaaaagaagaggaggcagTGAG gCCAAAGCCACACTCAAACCTAAAAAGCCAGGATCCAAGAAATGAGGGGCCAGGAGTGGCCTGGCTGCAGTGA
- the NPM2 gene encoding nucleoplasmin-2 isoform X1: MQISNALTSRAAAGTRAPARNGMNLSSTSSAAEKAPRAMLWGCELNQEKRTWTVKAQQEGKQDCKLLLSTICLGEKAKEEVNLVEILPPASQEDKKTKPITIASLRASVLPMNPPQQDGAEDTVTLMGLELSPPVTFQLRAGSGPVFLSGQERYNTADLSWEEEEEELEEEGDSDEVDDEDEDEDDVDVSLEEETPVKQVKRLASQKQASIAKKKKVEKEEEAVRPSLKDKSPVRKAKATLKPKKPGSKK; the protein is encoded by the exons atgcaaatttctaaCGCTTTAACAAGCCGCGCAG CCGCCGGCACCCGGGCTCCCGCGCGCAACGGCATGAACCTCAGCAGCACGAGCAGCGCGGCCGAGAAAGCGCCCAGGGCCATGCTCTGGG GCTGTGAGCTAAACCAAGAGAAGCGGACATGGACGGTCAAAGCCCAGCAGGAGGGGAAGCAGGACTGTAAGCTGTTGCTCAGTACG ATTTGCTTGGGGGAGAAAGCCAAAGAAGAGGTGAACCTCGTGGAAATTCTGCCCCCAGCCAGCCAGGAAGACAAGAAGACCAAGCCCATCACCATTGCTTCCCTTCGGGCCTCTGTGCTACCCATG AATCCACCTCAACAGGACGGGGCTGAGGACACG GTCACCCTCATGGGATTGGAGCTTTCTCCTCCAGTCACTTTCCAGCTCCGGGCTGGCTCTGGACCTGTGTTCCTCAGTGGCCAGGAACGTTACA ACACGGCAGACCTGtcctgggaggaagaggaggaggaactgGAGGAGGAAGGCGACAGCGATGAGGTTGATGACGAAGACGAGGACGAGGACGATGTAGATGTGTCCCTAGAGGAGGAGACCCCTGTTAAACAAGTCAAGAGGCTGGCGTCCCAGAAGCAGGCAAGCATTGCCAAG aaaaaaaaagtggaaaaagaagaggaggcagTGAG ACCCAGTCTTAAAGACAAGAGTCCTGTGAGAAAG gCCAAAGCCACACTCAAACCTAAAAAGCCAGGATCCAAGAAATGA
- the FGF17 gene encoding fibroblast growth factor 17 isoform X1: MGATRLLPGLTLCLQLLILCCQTQGENHPSPNFNQYVRDQGAMTDQLSRRQIREYQLYSRTSGKHVQVTGRRISATAEDGNKFAKLIVETDTFGSRVRIKGAESEKYICMNKKGKLVGKPSGKSKDCVFTEIVLENNYTAFQNARHEGWFMAFTRQGRPRQASRSRQNQREAHFIKRLYQGQLPFPNHAERQKQFEFVGSAPTRRTKRTRRPQPLT, from the exons ATGGGAGCCACCCGCCTGCTGCCCGGCCTCACTCT GTGTCTGCAGCTACTGATTCTCTGCTGTCAAACCCAG GGGGAGAATCACCCGTCTCCTAATTTTAACCAGTACGTGAGGGACCAGGGTGCCATGACCGACCAGCTGAGCAGGCGGCAGATCCGCGAGTACCAGCTCTACAGCCGGACCAGCGGCAAGCACGTGCAGGTCACCGGGCGTCGCATCTCTGCCACCGCGGAGGACGGCAACAAGTTTG cCAAACTCATAGTGGAGACGGACACCTTTGGAAGCCGCGTGCGCATCAAGGGTGCTGAGAGTGAGAAATACATCTGTATGAACAAGAAGGGCAAGCTCGTTGGAAAG CCCAGCGGGAAGAGCAAAGACTGCGTGTTCACGGAGATCGTGCTGGAGAACAACTACACAGCCTTCCAGAACGCCCGGCACGAGGGATGGTTCATGGCCTTCACCAGGCAGGGTCGGCCCCGTCAGGCTTCTCGAAGCCGCCAGAACCAACGAGAGGCTCACTTCATCAAGCGCCTCTACCAGGGCCAGTTGCCCTTCCCCAACCACgcagagaggcagaagcagtTCGAGTTCGTAGGCTCAGCCCCCACCCGCCGGACCAAGCGCACTCGGAGGCCACAGCCCCTGACGTAG
- the NPM2 gene encoding nucleoplasmin-2 isoform X6 gives MQISNALTSRAAAGTRAPARNGMNLSSTSSAAEKAPRAMLWGCELNQEKRTWTVKAQQEGKQDCKLLLSTICLGEKAKEEVNLVEILPPASQEDKKTKPITIASLRASVLPMNPPQQDGAEDTVTLMGLELSPPVTFQLRAGSGPVFLSGQERYNTADLSWEEEEEELEEEGDSDEVDDEDEDEDDVDVSLEEETPVKQVKRLASQKQASIAKTQS, from the exons atgcaaatttctaaCGCTTTAACAAGCCGCGCAG CCGCCGGCACCCGGGCTCCCGCGCGCAACGGCATGAACCTCAGCAGCACGAGCAGCGCGGCCGAGAAAGCGCCCAGGGCCATGCTCTGGG GCTGTGAGCTAAACCAAGAGAAGCGGACATGGACGGTCAAAGCCCAGCAGGAGGGGAAGCAGGACTGTAAGCTGTTGCTCAGTACG ATTTGCTTGGGGGAGAAAGCCAAAGAAGAGGTGAACCTCGTGGAAATTCTGCCCCCAGCCAGCCAGGAAGACAAGAAGACCAAGCCCATCACCATTGCTTCCCTTCGGGCCTCTGTGCTACCCATG AATCCACCTCAACAGGACGGGGCTGAGGACACG GTCACCCTCATGGGATTGGAGCTTTCTCCTCCAGTCACTTTCCAGCTCCGGGCTGGCTCTGGACCTGTGTTCCTCAGTGGCCAGGAACGTTACA ACACGGCAGACCTGtcctgggaggaagaggaggaggaactgGAGGAGGAAGGCGACAGCGATGAGGTTGATGACGAAGACGAGGACGAGGACGATGTAGATGTGTCCCTAGAGGAGGAGACCCCTGTTAAACAAGTCAAGAGGCTGGCGTCCCAGAAGCAGGCAAGCATTGCCAAG ACCCAGTCTTAA
- the NPM2 gene encoding nucleoplasmin-2 isoform X4 gives MNLSSTSSAAEKAPRAMLWGCELNQEKRTWTVKAQQEGKQDCKLLLSTICLGEKAKEEVNLVEILPPASQEDKKTKPITIASLRASVLPMNPPQQDGAEDTVTLMGLELSPPVTFQLRAGSGPVFLSGQERYNTADLSWEEEEEELEEEGDSDEVDDEDEDEDDVDVSLEEETPVKQVKRLASQKQASIAKKKKVEKEEEAVRPSLKDKSPVRKAKATLKPKKPGSKK, from the exons ATGAACCTCAGCAGCACGAGCAGCGCGGCCGAGAAAGCGCCCAGGGCCATGCTCTGGG GCTGTGAGCTAAACCAAGAGAAGCGGACATGGACGGTCAAAGCCCAGCAGGAGGGGAAGCAGGACTGTAAGCTGTTGCTCAGTACG ATTTGCTTGGGGGAGAAAGCCAAAGAAGAGGTGAACCTCGTGGAAATTCTGCCCCCAGCCAGCCAGGAAGACAAGAAGACCAAGCCCATCACCATTGCTTCCCTTCGGGCCTCTGTGCTACCCATG AATCCACCTCAACAGGACGGGGCTGAGGACACG GTCACCCTCATGGGATTGGAGCTTTCTCCTCCAGTCACTTTCCAGCTCCGGGCTGGCTCTGGACCTGTGTTCCTCAGTGGCCAGGAACGTTACA ACACGGCAGACCTGtcctgggaggaagaggaggaggaactgGAGGAGGAAGGCGACAGCGATGAGGTTGATGACGAAGACGAGGACGAGGACGATGTAGATGTGTCCCTAGAGGAGGAGACCCCTGTTAAACAAGTCAAGAGGCTGGCGTCCCAGAAGCAGGCAAGCATTGCCAAG aaaaaaaaagtggaaaaagaagaggaggcagTGAG ACCCAGTCTTAAAGACAAGAGTCCTGTGAGAAAG gCCAAAGCCACACTCAAACCTAAAAAGCCAGGATCCAAGAAATGA